The following proteins are co-located in the Nocardioides piscis genome:
- the argG gene encoding argininosuccinate synthase, producing MSKVLTSLPVGERVGIAFSGGLDTSVAVAWMRDKGAIPCAYTADIGQYDEPDVSGVPGRAKQYGAEIARAIDCRTPLVEEGLAALACGAFHIRSGGRAYFNTTPLGRAVTGTMLVRAMHEDDVNIWGDGSTFKGNDIERFYRYGLLANPDLRIYKPWLDAQFVHELGGRHEMSEWLVEHGLPYRDSAEKAYSTDANIWGATHEAKTLEHLDVSLETVEPIMGVKFWDPAVAIETEDVTVRFEAGRPVAINGRTFPDAVALVHEANVIGGRHGLGMSDQIENRIIEAKSRGIYEAPAMALLWIAYERLLNAIHNEDTIANYHAEGRRLGVLLYQGRWLDPQALMLRESIQRWIASLVTGEVTIRLRRGEDYTVLRTDGPAFSYHPDKLSMERTDNAAFGPTDRIGQLTMRNLDIADSRAKLEAYAAQPLDQGQVLVENGTLFGEIEAGGYDKITDNPAAEAEADLDRALDHAAMEFGTD from the coding sequence GTGAGCAAGGTCCTCACCTCACTCCCCGTCGGCGAACGCGTCGGCATCGCCTTCTCCGGGGGGCTCGACACCTCCGTCGCGGTCGCGTGGATGCGGGACAAGGGCGCGATCCCGTGCGCCTACACGGCCGACATCGGTCAGTACGACGAGCCCGATGTCTCCGGCGTCCCGGGCCGCGCCAAGCAGTACGGCGCCGAGATCGCCCGTGCGATCGACTGCCGGACACCCCTGGTCGAGGAGGGCCTCGCCGCCCTGGCGTGCGGTGCCTTCCACATCCGCTCGGGTGGCCGTGCCTACTTCAACACCACCCCGCTCGGGCGGGCCGTCACCGGCACGATGCTGGTCCGGGCGATGCACGAGGACGACGTCAACATCTGGGGCGACGGCTCGACGTTCAAGGGCAACGACATCGAGCGGTTCTACCGCTACGGCCTGCTGGCCAACCCCGACCTGCGCATCTACAAGCCGTGGCTGGACGCCCAGTTCGTGCACGAGCTCGGCGGCCGGCACGAGATGAGCGAGTGGCTCGTCGAGCACGGACTGCCCTATCGCGACTCCGCGGAGAAGGCCTACTCCACCGACGCCAACATCTGGGGCGCCACCCACGAGGCCAAGACCCTCGAGCACCTCGACGTCTCGCTCGAGACGGTCGAGCCGATCATGGGCGTGAAGTTCTGGGACCCGGCTGTCGCCATCGAGACCGAGGACGTGACGGTCCGCTTCGAGGCCGGTCGCCCGGTCGCGATCAACGGCCGCACCTTCCCCGACGCAGTGGCGCTGGTCCACGAGGCCAACGTCATCGGTGGGCGGCACGGCCTGGGCATGTCCGACCAGATCGAGAACCGGATCATCGAGGCGAAGTCGCGCGGGATCTATGAGGCGCCGGCGATGGCGCTGCTCTGGATCGCCTACGAGCGGCTCCTCAACGCCATCCACAACGAGGACACGATCGCCAACTACCACGCCGAGGGCCGTCGTCTCGGCGTCCTCCTCTACCAGGGCCGCTGGCTCGACCCCCAGGCGCTGATGCTGCGCGAGTCGATCCAGCGCTGGATCGCCTCCCTGGTGACCGGCGAGGTGACGATCCGGCTCCGCCGCGGCGAGGACTACACCGTCCTGCGGACAGATGGGCCCGCGTTCTCCTACCACCCCGACAAGCTCTCGATGGAGCGCACGGACAACGCCGCGTTCGGTCCGACCGATCGGATCGGGCAGCTCACCATGCGCAACCTCGACATCGCCGACAGTCGAGCGAAGCTCGAGGCGTATGCCGCCCAGCCGCTCGACCAGGGGCAGGTGTTGGTGGAGAACGGCACCCTGTTCGGCGAGATCGAGGCCGGCGGCTACGACAAGATCACCGACAACCCCGCAGCCGAGGCGGAGGCCGACCTGGACCGGGCCCTCGACCACGCCGCAATGGAGTTCGGGACCGACTGA